From the Finegoldia magna ATCC 29328 genome, the window AACATTTTCATCATTCCTTTAAATTAAATATATCACTTGTTTTATGTTTATTCAATGATTTTTTTTATTATTCAACGTAATTTTATTTCGCACATTTTTTCTGAATTTGTGATATAATTATTTTGAGGTGAATATTATGGAAAAACATATTAAAACTTTAACACCTAACACTTTGAAAGAATCAGCTTGCAAAGGTGGTTGTGGTGAATGCCAAACATCTTGCCAATCAGCTTGCAAAACTTCTTGCACAGTTGCTAACCAAGAATGTGAAAACGAAAATAGATAATCTTGTTTACATAATGATTGAAGACTTTTAAGTAAACAATCAGATATGCGATTATTAAATTGATGCCACTCTTTTGAGTGGTTTTCGTTTTTTATTGACTTAATTCATAATTTTCTATAAAATAGTACGGTAGCTGAAAGGAGAATTATATGATACATAAATACAAAATGAATGGCCACAACATTGTTTTAGATGTAAACGGTGGAAGTGTCCATGTTTTTGACGACATAAGTTACGATGTACTTGATTATTACAAAGATTTAAGTGCAGATGAAATAGTAGAAAAATTAGCTCAATATCCTGAAGAATCTGTCAGAGATTCTATCAAGGAAATTGCAGAATTGGAAAAAGCGAATATGCTTTTTTCATCGGATGATTATCTTCACATTGAAGATTTCAAAAAGAGAGAACCTGTTTTAAAGGCAATGTGCCTTCACGTTGTTCACGATTGTAATTTGAAGTGCGAATATTGTTTTGCTTCACAAGGTGATTTCGGTGGACACAAAGCTTATATG encodes:
- the scfA gene encoding six-cysteine ranthipeptide SCIFF; this encodes MEKHIKTLTPNTLKESACKGGCGECQTSCQSACKTSCTVANQECENENR